In Solobacterium moorei, a single genomic region encodes these proteins:
- the udp gene encoding uridine phosphorylase translates to MIDYSEGSGKQYHTGVGKGDVGRYVFLPGDPKRCAKIAKYFDDAELVADSREYVTYTGWLNGVKVSVTSTGIGGPSASIAMEELTAVGADTFIRVGTCGGMDLSVKSGDLIIATGAIRMEGTSKEYSPIEYPAVPDLDIVNALVEGARRVEHPYHTGVVECKDAFYGQHRPETLPNGPDLIRKWDAWLKMGAKASEMESAALFIVASYLHVRCGTVLLTVANQERQRAGLPNPQVHDTDLAIKAAIEAVKYLIEQDGSAD, encoded by the coding sequence ATGATTGATTATAGTGAGGGTAGTGGAAAACAGTATCATACTGGTGTTGGGAAAGGTGATGTTGGAAGATACGTATTCTTACCAGGAGATCCAAAGCGTTGTGCCAAAATTGCAAAGTATTTCGATGATGCCGAACTCGTAGCGGACTCACGTGAATATGTAACTTATACAGGCTGGTTAAATGGTGTAAAGGTATCTGTTACTTCAACAGGTATTGGTGGACCTAGTGCTTCTATTGCGATGGAAGAGTTAACTGCAGTTGGCGCAGATACATTTATCCGTGTAGGTACATGCGGTGGCATGGATTTAAGTGTTAAAAGTGGTGATCTAATTATCGCAACCGGCGCAATCCGTATGGAAGGAACTTCAAAGGAATATTCTCCTATTGAATATCCAGCTGTTCCAGACTTAGATATTGTAAATGCTTTGGTAGAAGGTGCTCGTCGTGTTGAACATCCATATCATACAGGTGTTGTTGAGTGTAAGGATGCTTTCTATGGACAGCATCGTCCAGAAACGCTTCCAAATGGACCAGATTTAATTCGTAAGTGGGATGCTTGGCTCAAGATGGGTGCAAAGGCTTCTGAAATGGAATCTGCAGCTCTATTTATCGTAGCTAGTTATTTACACGTTCGCTGTGGCACTGTACTTCTTACAGTCGCAAACCAAGAACGTCAAAGAGCAGGTTTACCAAACCCACAAGTCCACGATACAGACCTAGCAATCAAGGCAGCGATTGAAGCGGTCAAGTACTTGATTGAACAGGATGGTAGTGCTGACTAA
- a CDS encoding site-specific integrase, translating to MSVAKDKPTGLWYYVFKVKNPITGKISWKKKRGFETKRDALNAEADAQRLAQDTSGELTFREMAHQWESYHQSSKTMIEKHWESFNKRFAEYLNVPIKKITKKELANWYNMLSKSEYSTSTKNHTISYVKSVFRYASMIYDINDISSILHSFKKTDEEIMKEMDIWTVNEFNKFIKYVDIPIYKLFFKFLFWTGCRRGEAIALQKSDFKDGWINIHASQKHHKNGLKPTKTKATRVVQLDDKLIEDIQPLLNGNGYLFGGNHGLSITQIQTQFKKAIKASGVKNIRLHDLRHSHATILINNGVNIVAVSKRLGHADIETTLKTYTHLLSDTNKELIDKINAIKT from the coding sequence ATGTCCGTCGCAAAAGATAAACCTACTGGGCTTTGGTATTACGTTTTTAAAGTAAAAAATCCAATTACGGGAAAAATATCATGGAAAAAGAAACGTGGCTTTGAAACGAAAAGAGATGCCTTAAATGCTGAAGCAGATGCACAGCGATTGGCGCAAGACACTTCCGGAGAATTGACTTTTAGAGAAATGGCACATCAATGGGAAAGTTATCATCAATCATCAAAAACAATGATAGAAAAACACTGGGAAAGTTTTAATAAACGCTTTGCTGAATATTTGAATGTTCCAATCAAAAAGATAACCAAAAAAGAATTAGCCAACTGGTACAATATGCTTTCAAAATCAGAGTATTCAACATCAACTAAGAATCATACTATTTCTTATGTTAAATCTGTATTTAGATATGCCTCAATGATATATGATATAAATGATATTTCCTCAATTCTGCACTCTTTCAAAAAAACAGATGAAGAAATCATGAAAGAAATGGATATATGGACTGTAAATGAATTTAACAAATTCATTAAATATGTCGATATTCCAATTTATAAATTGTTCTTCAAGTTCTTATTTTGGACTGGTTGCCGTCGTGGTGAGGCTATAGCGTTACAGAAGAGCGATTTTAAAGATGGATGGATAAATATCCACGCAAGCCAAAAACACCACAAAAACGGCTTAAAACCGACCAAAACAAAGGCAACAAGAGTTGTTCAGTTGGATGATAAATTGATAGAAGATATCCAACCATTATTAAATGGCAATGGTTACTTATTTGGCGGTAATCACGGACTGTCAATTACACAAATACAGACGCAATTTAAAAAAGCAATTAAAGCATCAGGCGTAAAAAATATACGTTTGCATGATCTTCGGCATAGTCATGCTACTATCTTAATCAATAACGGTGTAAATATCGTTGCGGTGTCAAAACGATTAGGTCACGCAGATATTGAGACAACTTTAAAAACATATACGCATCTACTAAGTGATACAAATAAAGAACTGATAGATAAAATTAATGCTATAAAAACATAA
- a CDS encoding DUF6711 family protein, protein MAEIYSSPWFQGHATGIVSVSTDGQTWTSLPDPSSIAYSVYDLDAGGKTGRGLDGGMNRDRVAVKEKISMTFNAMFRADFEQAMSLIKNAFFYVNFYSPYYGEWRIAEMYVGDRSFDYYGMMKKDKNDLVKSIKFNFIER, encoded by the coding sequence ATGGCAGAAATATATAGTTCCCCTTGGTTTCAAGGGCATGCTACAGGCATAGTAAGTGTTTCTACAGATGGACAGACTTGGACTTCCTTGCCTGATCCATCTAGTATTGCATATTCCGTATATGACCTAGACGCAGGTGGAAAAACAGGGCGTGGTTTAGATGGTGGTATGAATAGAGATAGAGTTGCAGTCAAAGAGAAGATAAGCATGACATTTAATGCAATGTTTAGAGCGGACTTTGAGCAAGCAATGTCACTCATCAAAAATGCATTCTTTTATGTGAATTTCTATTCGCCCTATTATGGCGAATGGAGAATTGCTGAAATGTATGTTGGAGATAGAAGTTTTGATTACTATGGAATGATGAAAAAAGATAAGAATGACTTGGTGAAAAGTATCAAATTCAACTTTATAGAAAGGTAA
- a CDS encoding helix-turn-helix domain-containing protein, with translation MYDRYLELLQMFSVKSSDVAKATGIPPSTFSDWKRGKSSPKYEKLKKIADYFSVNILWLQGYSDDKSPSYSTDENASMAMSYFGQDWEEKIKKGSLIPIRGFSRAGIPNLAIEDINYDDPDEWEEIDPKLAKSGLFLALRIKGDSMQPEFNENDIVIVRSQSDANNGDIVIAKVNGDEACCKKLFKRNDGIILHSLNPEYAPMFFSFADIKDKPVTIIGKVVESRRKY, from the coding sequence ATGTATGATAGATATTTAGAATTGCTTCAAATGTTTTCTGTAAAAAGTTCTGATGTTGCAAAAGCAACTGGAATTCCGCCTTCGACATTCAGTGATTGGAAACGCGGAAAATCATCCCCAAAGTATGAAAAATTAAAGAAAATAGCTGATTATTTCTCTGTGAATATTTTGTGGTTGCAAGGATATTCCGACGATAAATCACCATCTTATTCAACCGATGAAAATGCTTCTATGGCTATGTCTTATTTTGGTCAGGATTGGGAAGAGAAAATAAAAAAAGGATCCCTTATTCCTATACGTGGATTCAGCCGTGCCGGCATCCCTAATTTGGCGATTGAAGATATAAATTATGATGATCCGGATGAATGGGAAGAAATTGATCCTAAATTAGCAAAGTCAGGATTGTTCTTGGCGTTACGCATCAAAGGTGATTCAATGCAACCAGAATTTAATGAAAATGATATCGTTATCGTCAGAAGCCAAAGTGATGCAAATAACGGTGATATTGTCATCGCGAAAGTAAACGGTGACGAAGCGTGCTGTAAGAAACTATTTAAACGCAATGATGGAATCATTCTCCATTCACTCAATCCAGAATACGCACCAATGTTTTTTAGTTTTGCAGACATAAAAGATAAACCGGTAACAATCATTGGTAAAGTCGTCGAATCAAGAAGGAAGTATTAA
- a CDS encoding carbohydrate-binding protein → MYIDGLKFTEIPSGNKSVVTFQRKIFENIKPLIDSFEVGVIHEISFDDENVTHKMYTDPMTFSKNNEGYTISFILSDVPQKDLDAKAYNETKPLINQYLQIADIATVYKYIKYLDKWVIGLKCQKDMRIAYNNVVYVSLSEYIAEDGKTPDKALGLYVIAKNDGSGNPKPQYPNWIKGKEYNAGDIVIHKGILWECTWNNNAREPSELALGWKRK, encoded by the coding sequence ATGTATATAGATGGTTTAAAATTCACGGAAATCCCAAGTGGTAACAAAAGTGTTGTCACATTTCAGCGCAAAATATTTGAAAACATAAAGCCACTAATTGATAGTTTTGAAGTGGGTGTTATACATGAGATTAGTTTTGATGATGAAAACGTCACACATAAAATGTACACAGATCCAATGACGTTTTCCAAAAACAATGAAGGATATACAATCTCATTCATCTTATCTGATGTTCCGCAGAAAGATCTTGATGCAAAAGCATATAACGAAACAAAGCCTTTAATCAACCAGTATTTGCAAATTGCTGATATTGCTACAGTTTATAAATACATTAAGTATCTTGATAAGTGGGTTATTGGTTTAAAATGTCAAAAGGACATGCGAATTGCATACAATAACGTTGTATATGTTTCGTTAAGCGAATACATAGCAGAAGATGGTAAAACGCCTGATAAAGCATTAGGGTTATATGTTATCGCTAAGAATGACGGAAGCGGAAACCCTAAACCACAATATCCAAACTGGATAAAAGGTAAGGAATACAATGCAGGTGATATTGTTATACACAAAGGCATTTTATGGGAATGCACTTGGAATAATAATGCAAGAGAGCCATCTGAATTAGCACTTGGATGGAAGAGAAAATAA
- a CDS encoding A/G-specific adenine glycosylase: MKNTDIKKLTQWYDQNKRSMPWRDTGNPYDVWLSEIMLQQTRIEAVKPKYIAFKNELPDIASLANCDDDRLMRLWEGLGYYSRARNLKKCAIFLMEYYDGKLPKDFELLKILPGIGPYTAGAIASIAYNLPAPAIDGNVLRVLTRYYGITEDIRLPKVKEMIEEKLNDFYSPKQLNPNYASFNQGIMELGETICVPNGAPQCKKCPLNKNCYAYQNQMADSIPYRSSLKDRKILARTLFIIRDDQSFLVHKRPHKGLLAGLYEFPGVDAHLTKSEMISHVESLGFTPLKITTLPEAKHIFTHLEWHMRAYEIKVAEIQHTLDEHYYLANKKELQSLAIPSAFRKYTDWYSLRD; the protein is encoded by the coding sequence ATGAAAAATACAGATATCAAGAAGTTAACACAATGGTATGACCAAAACAAACGCAGTATGCCTTGGCGTGATACAGGCAATCCTTATGATGTTTGGTTAAGCGAGATTATGCTGCAACAAACACGTATTGAAGCTGTTAAGCCAAAGTATATTGCATTCAAAAATGAGTTACCTGATATAGCTAGCTTAGCTAACTGCGATGACGATCGTCTGATGAGACTTTGGGAAGGTCTTGGATATTATAGTCGTGCAAGAAATCTAAAAAAGTGTGCCATATTTTTGATGGAATATTATGATGGTAAGTTGCCGAAAGACTTCGAACTACTAAAGATACTCCCAGGTATCGGTCCATATACAGCCGGTGCTATTGCTTCGATTGCATATAATCTTCCAGCACCAGCAATTGATGGAAATGTACTACGCGTACTAACAAGATATTACGGAATCACAGAGGATATTCGTTTACCAAAGGTAAAAGAAATGATCGAAGAAAAACTCAATGATTTCTACAGTCCTAAACAGTTAAATCCTAACTATGCCTCATTTAATCAAGGTATCATGGAACTTGGTGAAACTATCTGTGTACCAAACGGTGCTCCCCAATGCAAAAAATGTCCGCTCAATAAAAACTGTTACGCATATCAAAATCAGATGGCAGATAGCATCCCATATCGCTCTTCCTTAAAAGATAGAAAGATATTAGCGCGTACTCTCTTTATTATTCGTGATGATCAATCCTTTTTAGTTCATAAGCGACCTCACAAAGGACTTCTAGCAGGTTTATATGAGTTCCCTGGAGTGGATGCACATCTAACAAAATCAGAAATGATTAGTCATGTTGAATCATTAGGGTTTACTCCCCTTAAGATTACAACCCTACCTGAAGCAAAACATATCTTTACGCATCTTGAGTGGCACATGCGTGCATATGAAATCAAGGTAGCAGAAATCCAACATACATTAGATGAACATTACTACCTCGCAAATAAAAAGGAACTGCAATCACTTGCAATCCCTTCTGCATTTAGAAAATATACTGATTGGTATTCTCTTAGAGACTAA
- a CDS encoding helix-turn-helix domain-containing protein — translation MQPDYEKFEQLLKQRNISVSTISAETGIPGSTFSDWKKGKSYPKVPKFYKIANYFGVSMEALLSDSMEV, via the coding sequence GTGCAACCAGATTATGAAAAATTTGAACAATTGCTGAAACAACGAAATATTTCGGTTTCAACGATTTCTGCTGAAACAGGAATCCCGGGCAGTACATTCAGCGATTGGAAAAAAGGAAAAAGCTATCCTAAAGTGCCGAAGTTCTATAAGATAGCAAATTATTTCGGGGTTTCAATGGAAGCGCTGTTAAGTGATTCTATGGAAGTTTAA
- a CDS encoding ion transporter, whose translation MNYSKWRQRLFELVDVVDTTGDNIPDFDAYDLFMMIVIFVSIVPLLFKNDTHILIFIDKITVVIFIIDYLLRWITADIRDKSHSLLSFIKYPFTPMAIMDLLSIIPSLTSLNDSFKLLKIFRMMRTFKMVRALKVFKVARAAKYSKSLSVIIDVFKQSKEPLMAVGTLSAAYVFISALIIFNVEPDSFKSFFDAIYWAIVSLTTVGYGDIYPTTTIGRAVAMVSSIFGIAIVALPAGIITAGYMKSVNSKNNE comes from the coding sequence ATGAATTATTCAAAATGGCGGCAAAGACTTTTTGAATTAGTTGATGTCGTAGATACAACCGGTGATAATATTCCGGATTTCGACGCATACGATTTATTTATGATGATCGTAATTTTTGTTAGTATAGTTCCGCTTTTATTCAAAAACGATACTCATATTTTAATATTTATTGATAAAATTACCGTAGTTATTTTCATAATCGACTATCTTTTACGATGGATTACCGCAGATATTAGAGATAAATCACATTCACTACTTTCTTTTATAAAATACCCATTTACACCAATGGCTATCATGGATCTGCTGTCAATCATTCCATCTTTGACATCACTCAATGATTCATTTAAATTACTTAAAATATTCAGAATGATGAGAACATTCAAAATGGTACGGGCATTAAAGGTTTTCAAAGTTGCGCGTGCTGCAAAATATTCAAAATCATTATCAGTTATTATTGATGTGTTTAAGCAATCAAAAGAGCCGCTCATGGCAGTCGGCACATTATCAGCAGCATACGTATTCATTTCTGCTTTGATAATATTTAACGTTGAACCAGATTCGTTCAAATCATTCTTTGACGCAATATACTGGGCAATCGTTAGTCTTACAACAGTCGGATATGGTGATATTTATCCAACAACGACTATCGGACGAGCGGTCGCAATGGTTTCATCTATATTCGGCATTGCTATTGTGGCATTGCCAGCAGGCATCATCACCGCCGGATATATGAAAAGTGTGAATTCTAAAAATAACGAATAA
- a CDS encoding holin — MKTKEYWQRWFASAIIRAIKTAAQTAVSLIGTGAVGFTDLNWMQILSIAGVTAVASILTSLGGLPEVKVEENTTEEDLK; from the coding sequence ATGAAAACAAAAGAATATTGGCAACGTTGGTTTGCATCAGCAATTATCAGAGCAATTAAAACAGCAGCACAAACAGCGGTATCACTCATCGGTACTGGGGCAGTTGGCTTTACAGATCTGAACTGGATGCAGATTTTATCAATCGCTGGTGTGACAGCGGTAGCTTCCATTCTTACTTCACTTGGTGGTTTGCCAGAAGTAAAAGTCGAAGAAAATACTACCGAAGAAGATTTAAAATAA
- a CDS encoding phage tail protein, which yields MAEYEGLEFTVSEDISKSVKDIKRLSSALKDLKTALEAVKGMDVGKEFKNLADQLSEIEGKDTSTLKELGEALRNTGDGVSKLNKTIQAMDVSKFKDNMHGIAESIKEFDLDRLSKLSEATLGLHGLGALGNVKQGTGATGNALNNNQNVSTPQLDTSKNVSTGNVLDKFTQSLKNGASKIQSIYKSIYSGILSNGKSFADKFKRIFDSLKSGSALQKFGGFIKGIAGNSFGKFGEGALWLGGKLGFLANQFARVAMYRFIRTVIKEITQAMVTGVNNVYAYSTAIGGSLAPAMDSIATSGLYASNALGAMASPILESLAPAIDFLIDKFVALINVINQFFAFLGGHATWTKAIKQQTKFNSELGKGGGAAKQAKKELDLYLASFDELHVMNDPNKHSGGRGGGAGGGLDPSSMFEQAEFDGPVADFASRIKELFANKDWKGLGIFIGESINKGINAIDWKGMGRAVGKGIDAMFTVSYNLMKTVRWDTIGSSVGDFLNEAMYQINWDQVGRTIAQGFLIIPQMILGLITTLDWSAIVANLASAITGFLNEISDVLDSYDWSAIGNKLGTEFGEMIKEVDWLGLGDSALRLFFTALESAIESVGSVFTGAGEELFGGIFKGMKKKWDEVKQWFQDTFGWIGDLIASIFGKGKDTIESTTGNAADIGKGNFSELRDGITHSSNEINSTVSDRFRRANTSVTNNTDLMSNSATRNFNDMGIATERNMSSISNVVETNMSKTYGHTERNFTSMNATASTNLTGMKYKADTSLNAIESKFNYTRLTFPSISFPHIPLPHFSISGSANPLTWLRDGLPKINVEWYAKGGFPDMGEMFVAREAGPELVGNIGNKNAVVNNMQIIEGIKQGVSEAMRGVHGSGDSHITINLDGKVVYDNVVQRNNEHVAMTGESEFAY from the coding sequence ATGGCTGAATATGAAGGACTAGAGTTTACGGTCTCGGAAGATATAAGCAAAAGTGTAAAAGACATCAAAAGATTATCGAGTGCATTAAAAGACCTAAAGACTGCACTAGAAGCAGTAAAAGGAATGGATGTTGGCAAAGAATTTAAAAACTTGGCAGACCAACTATCCGAAATTGAAGGGAAAGATACAAGCACCTTAAAAGAACTTGGAGAAGCCTTACGTAATACAGGTGATGGAGTAAGCAAGTTAAATAAAACGATTCAAGCAATGGATGTTAGTAAGTTCAAAGATAACATGCATGGAATCGCAGAGAGTATAAAAGAATTTGATTTAGACCGCTTATCCAAGTTATCTGAAGCAACATTAGGCTTGCATGGTTTAGGTGCTCTAGGCAACGTAAAACAGGGCACAGGTGCTACAGGAAATGCACTCAACAACAATCAGAATGTTAGCACTCCACAATTAGATACAAGCAAAAATGTATCTACAGGAAACGTACTAGATAAATTCACCCAGTCTCTTAAGAATGGTGCTAGTAAGATTCAAAGTATCTATAAAAGTATCTATAGTGGAATACTAAGTAATGGTAAGAGTTTTGCAGATAAATTCAAAAGGATATTCGATTCGCTTAAAAGCGGTAGTGCACTACAAAAGTTCGGTGGTTTCATCAAAGGGATTGCAGGAAATTCATTCGGCAAGTTTGGTGAAGGTGCGTTATGGCTAGGTGGTAAGTTAGGTTTCCTTGCAAACCAATTCGCTAGAGTTGCGATGTACAGATTTATCCGTACAGTCATCAAAGAAATAACTCAAGCAATGGTTACAGGTGTAAACAACGTATATGCATACTCTACTGCTATCGGTGGAAGTTTAGCACCAGCAATGGATAGCATTGCGACATCCGGACTATATGCAAGTAACGCATTAGGTGCTATGGCAAGTCCAATTTTGGAATCACTTGCACCAGCAATTGATTTCTTAATTGATAAATTTGTGGCACTTATCAACGTTATCAATCAGTTCTTTGCGTTCCTTGGTGGACATGCAACATGGACTAAGGCAATCAAGCAACAAACGAAATTTAATAGTGAACTTGGCAAAGGTGGCGGTGCAGCTAAACAGGCCAAGAAGGAACTAGACCTATACTTAGCAAGTTTCGATGAACTACATGTCATGAATGACCCGAATAAGCACAGTGGTGGTCGTGGTGGCGGTGCAGGTGGTGGACTTGATCCTTCGAGCATGTTTGAACAAGCGGAGTTTGATGGACCAGTTGCTGATTTTGCAAGTCGTATTAAGGAATTATTTGCAAACAAGGACTGGAAAGGACTTGGAATCTTTATTGGTGAAAGTATCAATAAAGGTATCAACGCAATCGACTGGAAGGGAATGGGAAGAGCTGTAGGTAAAGGCATTGACGCAATGTTTACCGTTTCCTACAACCTTATGAAAACTGTTCGATGGGATACTATCGGTAGCAGTGTTGGTGACTTCTTGAACGAAGCAATGTATCAAATCAATTGGGATCAAGTTGGCAGAACCATTGCACAAGGTTTCTTGATAATTCCACAAATGATACTTGGACTAATTACCACGTTAGACTGGAGTGCTATTGTTGCGAATCTTGCTAGTGCCATCACAGGCTTCTTGAACGAGATTTCAGATGTGCTCGATAGTTACGACTGGAGTGCCATTGGCAACAAGTTAGGAACAGAGTTCGGAGAAATGATAAAAGAAGTTGATTGGCTTGGACTTGGTGATAGTGCTTTACGCTTATTCTTTACTGCTTTGGAATCTGCAATTGAGTCTGTAGGCAGCGTGTTTACTGGAGCTGGTGAAGAACTATTCGGTGGCATCTTCAAAGGCATGAAGAAGAAATGGGACGAAGTAAAACAGTGGTTTCAAGACACCTTCGGTTGGATTGGTGACTTGATTGCTTCTATCTTTGGTAAGGGAAAGGACACAATCGAAAGTACAACAGGAAATGCTGCTGATATCGGTAAAGGTAATTTCTCTGAATTAAGAGATGGAATTACTCATAGTTCAAATGAAATCAATAGCACAGTTTCCGACAGATTCCGTAGAGCAAATACAAGTGTCACCAACAACACTGACTTGATGTCAAATTCTGCTACACGCAATTTTAATGACATGGGAATCGCTACAGAAAGAAACATGTCAAGTATTAGTAATGTAGTTGAAACAAACATGTCTAAGACATATGGACACACTGAAAGAAATTTCACATCAATGAACGCTACTGCAAGTACAAACTTAACTGGTATGAAATATAAGGCAGATACAAGTCTGAATGCGATTGAAAGTAAGTTCAATTACACAAGACTTACATTCCCAAGCATTTCATTCCCACATATCCCACTGCCACATTTCAGTATTAGTGGTAGTGCTAACCCACTTACTTGGTTACGAGATGGATTACCAAAGATTAACGTTGAATGGTATGCAAAAGGTGGCTTCCCAGATATGGGAGAAATGTTCGTTGCACGTGAAGCAGGTCCTGAACTTGTAGGTAATATCGGAAACAAGAATGCAGTTGTAAATAACATGCAGATTATCGAAGGTATTAAGCAAGGTGTATCAGAAGCAATGCGTGGTGTACACGGCAGTGGTGATTCACATATCACTATCAATTTGGATGGCAAAGTTGTCTATGACAATGTAGTGCAAAGAAATAATGAACACGTTGCCATGACTGGCGAAAGCGAGTTTGCATATTAG
- a CDS encoding Cas9 inhibitor AcrIIA9 family protein: protein MSEIKQRALEKMNEEMNQKHSRSIDPIHNWLCEQEDDDLFEKICQDGKTIKAALEYCANNAYKSKENNCAMIADSVVFGWVVDYFNSDLKEVKSSVTASVTTSNDKKPVAKKQSPKIDVKTNHKKAYFERINLFEL from the coding sequence ATGTCGGAGATTAAACAAAGAGCATTGGAAAAGATGAATGAAGAGATGAATCAAAAACATTCACGGTCAATAGATCCTATTCACAATTGGCTTTGTGAACAGGAAGACGATGATTTATTCGAGAAGATATGCCAGGATGGCAAAACAATTAAAGCAGCGCTTGAATACTGCGCTAATAATGCATATAAGAGCAAAGAAAACAATTGTGCAATGATTGCTGACTCGGTTGTGTTTGGTTGGGTTGTAGATTACTTCAATTCAGACCTTAAAGAAGTCAAATCAAGTGTTACAGCATCGGTGACTACAAGCAATGACAAGAAACCTGTAGCAAAGAAACAATCGCCTAAAATCGATGTTAAAACGAATCATAAGAAGGCATATTTTGAAAGGATTAATCTTTTTGAATTATGA
- a CDS encoding LysM peptidoglycan-binding domain-containing protein — MTLKGIDIASWQSNLNLHNIDYDFVVVKATEGTGYINPCCDMHVQQAIEMGKLFGVYHYANGLDPIAESNFFLQNIQGYIRKGILVLDFESGDNAAWNANPNGWVKAWCDNVYNQTGVRPLVYIQASALDKVVGIGDYGLWVAQYASYEPTYYQDTPWNEGAYDCAMRQYAGSNGHVYGYDGGVDLDKFYGDPEAWMKYANPSGEYVAPQPQVQTYEQPSVQTDGTTYIVQSGDTLSGIANMYGTTYQHLAAINNIADPNKIYPGQEIRIDGTAPINTTSEEYYTIQSGDTLSGIAAKFGTTYQYLAEINGIVDPNKIYAGTTIRTR, encoded by the coding sequence ATGACATTAAAAGGTATTGATATTGCTAGTTGGCAAAGCAATTTAAACTTACACAACATTGACTATGATTTTGTGGTTGTAAAAGCAACGGAAGGTACAGGATATATTAATCCATGTTGTGATATGCATGTGCAGCAAGCAATTGAAATGGGTAAATTATTTGGAGTTTATCATTACGCAAATGGTTTAGATCCTATTGCTGAAAGTAACTTCTTCTTGCAGAACATTCAAGGGTATATCCGTAAAGGAATTTTAGTACTTGATTTTGAATCAGGCGATAATGCAGCTTGGAACGCAAACCCTAATGGATGGGTAAAAGCATGGTGTGATAACGTTTATAACCAAACAGGTGTAAGACCATTAGTATATATCCAAGCAAGTGCTTTAGATAAAGTGGTTGGTATTGGTGATTATGGTTTATGGGTAGCACAATATGCATCATATGAGCCTACATATTATCAAGATACACCATGGAATGAAGGTGCTTACGATTGTGCAATGAGACAGTATGCAGGTAGTAATGGTCATGTTTATGGATATGACGGTGGTGTTGATTTAGACAAGTTCTATGGAGATCCAGAAGCATGGATGAAATATGCTAATCCAAGCGGTGAATATGTTGCACCGCAACCACAAGTACAGACATACGAACAACCATCTGTACAGACTGATGGTACAACATACATCGTACAATCTGGTGATACATTAAGTGGAATTGCAAACATGTATGGTACGACTTACCAGCACCTAGCTGCAATTAATAATATTGCTGATCCAAACAAAATTTACCCAGGACAAGAAATTCGTATTGATGGAACTGCACCTATTAACACTACAAGTGAAGAATATTACACAATTCAAAGCGGAGATACATTATCTGGTATTGCAGCAAAATTCGGAACTACATATCAATATTTAGCAGAAATTAACGGTATTGTTGATCCAAATAAGATTTATGCTGGCACAACTATCAGAACCAGATAG